From one Rosa rugosa chromosome 4, drRosRugo1.1, whole genome shotgun sequence genomic stretch:
- the LOC133742984 gene encoding calcium-dependent protein kinase 10: protein MGNCNVCVRADVIENQGTYQANNKKKKAGERRPNPFSEDAIRSPAPIRVLKDVIPLGHRTRIGDKYILGRELGRGEFGITYLCTDRETKEALACKSISKRKLRTAVDIEDVRREVAIMSNLPEHPNIVKLKATYEDNENVHLVMELCEGGELFDRIVARGHYSERAAANVARTVAEVVRMCHANGVMHRDLKPENFLFSNKKEHSPLKAIDFGLSVFFKPGEKFMEIVGSPYYMAPEVLKRNYGPEVDIWSAGVILYILLCGVPPFWAESEQGVALAILRGVIDFKREPWPQISESAKSLVRQMLDPDPKKRLTAQQVLEHPWLQNAKKAPNVPLGDIVRPRLKQFSIMNRFKKKALRVIAEHLSVKEVEVIRDMFTLMDTDKDGRVTYEELKTGLQKVGSQLAEPEVKMLMEVADVDGNGFLDYGEFAAVTIHLQKLENDEHLRRAFIFFDKDGSGYIELVELRQALADETGETDMDVLTDIMREVDTDKDGRISYDEFVAMMKTGTDWRKASRQYSRERFKSLSLNLMKDGSLQLHDGLTGQAVAV, encoded by the exons ATGGGGAACTGCAACGTGTGCGTCAGAGCTGACGTCATCGAGAACCAGGGCACCTACCAGGcgaacaacaagaagaagaaggccgGGGAGCGGCGGCCGAACCCGTTCTCCGAGGACGCGATCCGGTCGCCGGCGCCGATCCGAGTCCTCAAGGACGTGATTCCGCTCGGTCACCGGACTCGGATCGGCGACAAGTACATACTGGGCCGGGAGCTGGGCCGCGGCGAGTTCGGCATCACCTACCTCTGTACGGACCGCGAGACTAAAGAAGCTCTGGCCTGCAAGTCCATCTCCAAACGGAAGCTCCGGACTGCT gtgGATATAGAGGACGTGAGGCGCGAGGTTGCGATAATGTCCAATTTGCCGGAGCATCCGAACATAGTGAAGCTGAAGGCGACCTATGAGGACAACGAGAACGTTCACCTGGTGATGGAGCTCTGTGAAGGAGGCGAGCTTTTCGATAGGATTGTGGCGAGAGGGCACTACAGTGAACGGGCTGCGGCGAACGTAGCCAGGACTGTAGCTGAGGTGGTGAGGATGTGCCATGCGAATGGGGTTATGCACAGGGATTTGAAGCCGGAGAACTTTCTGTTTTCGAATAAGAAAGAGCACTCCCCGCTTAAGGCTATTGATTTTGGGCTCTCTGTGTTTTTTAAGCCTG GGGAGAAGTTTATGGAGATTGTGGGGAGTCCGTACTACATGGCGCCCGAGGTTTTGAAGAGGAATTATGGACCGGAGGTTGATATATGGAGCGCCGGAGTGATTCTTTACATTTTGTTATGTGGGGTTCCTCCATTTTGGGCGG AGAGTGAACAGGGTGTGGCTCTTGCAATCTTGAGGGGGGTGATTGATTTCAAGAGGGAACCCTGGCCTCAGATTTCAGAGAGTGCTAAAAGCCTCGTAAGGCAGATGCTCGACCCGGATCCTAAAAAACGCTTGACTGCTCAACAGGTGCTTG AACATCCATGGTTACAAAATGCAAAGAAAGCTCCAAATGTTCCATTAGGAGATATTGTGAGGCCAAGGCTCAAGCAGTTCTCAATAATGAATAGATTTAAAAAGAAGGCCTTACGG GTAATTGCGGAGCACTTATCTGTTAAAGAAGTAGAAGTAATCAGGGACATGTTCACATTGATGGACACTGATAAAGATGGCAGAGTAACTTATGAGGAATTGAAGACTGGTCTTCAAAAGGTTGGTTCGCAGTTGGCTGAACCAGAGGTTAAGATGCTGATGGAAGTG GCTGATGTTGATGGGAATGGATTTCTGGATTATGGAGAGTTCGCAGCAGTTACAATTCACTTGCAAAAATTGGAGAATGATGAACATCTCCGGAGAGCATTTATATTCTTTGACAAGGATGGAAGTGGGTATATTGAATTAGTTGAGCTAAGGCAAGCATTGGCAGATGAAACAGGTGAAACGGATATGGATGTGCTGACTGACATCATGCGTGAGGTGGATACTGACAAG GATGGGCGTATCAGTTATGATGAGTTTGTTGCCATGATGAAAACTGGAACTGATTGGAGAAAGGCGTCTCGACAGTATTCTAGGGAAAGATTCAAGAGTTTAAGCCTCAATCTGATGAAAGATGGTTCATTACAGCTTCACGATGGGCTAACGGGTCAAGCCGTTGCCGTATAA
- the LOC133743005 gene encoding pentatricopeptide repeat-containing protein At1g74750 has protein sequence MAQNLLRAKHIGNLSSSARSFFLSGSRCSATEGNSCTCSEDENCAPQRQQARNRGLLAQNPSSTGSKPSARAGILVSGDAVKVADSRKSESVDQTTSIKQVATAPTPFVRSDTVSYASNVDGIQKDVSSSPLATEQFVKAGVAAVNFLSDIVSYKIPLSDGMGMLSLPKNTVVRSTVGVSSVKSSNVKQINREHFTSVHPKPSTERAAASERTSNHQGSKGNVDKSSSVRGLNHVPYNRTENSAAAHSVQTPETHDRRALPRKSKAQPNHFVPDFSSNVQISDAEITRCGPKGFDKPVREMKMPTGIAPFNRQCAHKGNVVQNVSHILQQLKWGPSAEAALGSLNCSMDAYQANQILKQIQDHSVALGFFNWLKRQAGFRHDGHTYTTMVGILGRARQFGAINKLLNQMVNEGCQPNVVTYNRLIHSYGRANYLKDAMNVFSQMQKAGCEPDRVTYCTLIDIHAKSGFLDVALGLYDRMQEAGLSPDTFTYSVMINCLGKAGHLAAAHRLFCEMVDHGCVPNLVTYNIMIALQAKARNYETALKLYRDMQGAGFQPDKVTYSIVMEVLGHCGYLEEAEALFGEMKRKNWVPDEPVYGLLVDLWGKAGNVQKAWDWYQAMLHAGLRPNVPTCNSLLSAFLRVHRLSDAYNLLQSMVGLGLNPSLQTYTLLLSCCTEARSPYDMEFCCELMAVTRHPAHTFLLSMPSAGPDGQNVREHMSSFLDLMHSEDRESKRGLVDAVVDFLHKSGLKEEAGSVWEVAAQKNVYPDAVKEKGSCYWLINLHVMSDGTAVTALSRTLAWFRQEMLISGVCPNRIDIVTGWGRRSRVTGTSMVRHAVQELLHMFSFPFFTENGNSGCFVGCGESLNRWLLESYVERMHLL, from the coding sequence ATGGCACAAAATTTGTTGCGCGCAAAGCATATAGGTAACCTCTCAAGTAGTGCTAGGTCATTTTTTCTCAGCGGGTCACGATGTAGTGCAACAGAGGGAAATTCATGCACTTGCTCTGAAGATGAAAACTGTGCCCCACAAAGGCAGCAAGCAAGAAATAGAGGTCTTCTTGCCCAAAATCCATCAAGCACCGGATCTAAACCTTCTGCAAGGGCAGGAATCTTAGTTTCGGGAGATGCAGTGAAAGTAGCAGATTCTCGTAAATCTGAGAGTGTTGACCAGACAACTTCTATAAAACAGGTGGCAACTGCCCCAACACCTTTTGTGAGATCAGATACTGTAAGTTATGCTAGCAACGTTGATGGCATTCAGAAGGATGTAAGCTCATCGCCTCTTGCTACAGAGCAATTTGTTAAGGCTGGTGTTGCAGCTGTCAATTTTTTGTCAGATATAGTGAGTTATAAGATTCCTTTGTCTGATGGGATGGGGATGCTTAGTTTGCCAAAAAACACTGTGGTTCGTTCCACCGTGGGAGTCTCCAGTGTCAAGTCATCAAATGTGAAGCAGATAAACAGAGAGCATTTCACTAGTGTGCATCCAAAGCCATCTACTGAGAGAGCAGCAGCTTCAGAGCGTACGAGTAATCATCAGGGATCAAAGGGAAATGTTGATAAATCCAGTTCTGTTAGAGGTCTAAATCATGTTCCATATAACAGGACAGAAAACTCAGCAGCAGCTCACAGTGTTCAGACTCCAGAAACTCATGATAGAAGGGCGTTGCCACGAAAATCAAAAGCTCAGCCAAACCACTTCGTTCCAGATTTCAGTTCCAATGTACAGATTTCAGATGCAGAGATTACTAGATGTGGCCCTAAAGGTTTCGATAAACCTGTAAGAGAGATGAAAATGCCAACAGGGATTGCTCCATTCAACAGGCAGTGTGCACACAAGGGGAATGTTGTTCAAAATGTTTCTCACATACTGCAACAGCTTAAATGGGGCCCTTCTGCAGAGGCAGCTCTTGGAAGTCTAAACTGTTCAATGGACGCATATCAAGCCAACCAAATTTTGAAGCAAATTCAAGATCATTCTGTTGCTCTTGGATTTTTTAATTGGTTAAAACGACAAGCAGGATTCAGGCATGATGGGCACACTTACACCACCATGGTTGGCATCCTTGGTCGTGCCAGGCAGTTCGGCGCCATCAATAAATTGCTTAATCAGATGGTGAAtgaaggatgtcaaccaaatgTTGTGACATACAATCGTCTGATTCATAGTTATGGTCGCGCAAACTATTTGAAAGACGCAATGAATGTGTTCAGTCAAATGCAAAAAGCAGGTTGTGAGCCTGACCGCGTCACCTACTGTACACTCATTGACATCCATGCTAAATCTGGGTTTCTTGATGTCGCCCTTGGACTGTATGATAGGATGCAAGAGGCTGGTCTTTCGCCTGACACATTTACTTACAGTGTTATGATCAACTGCCTTGGGAAAGCTGGCCATTTAGCTGCAGCTCACCGGCTGTTCTGTGAGATGGTGGATCATGGTTGTGTTCCCAACCTGGTCACCTATAATATCATGATAGCTTTGCAGGCCAAAGCAAGGAACTATGAGACTGCTTTAAAGCTCTACCGTGACATGCAGGGTGCTGGATTTCAGCCAGATAAAGTGACTTATAGCATAGTAATGGAGGTGCTTGGCCATTGTGGATATCTTGAGGAGGCAGAAGCACTTTTTGGTGAAATGAAACGGAAGAATTGGGTACCTGATGAACCTGTTTATGGCCTTTTAGTTGATTTGTGGGGCAAGGCTGGTAATGTGCAAAAAGCCTGGGATTGGTATCAAGCAATGCTCCATGCTGGTTTGCGTCCAAATGTGCCAACTTGCAATTCTCTTCTCAGTGCGTTTCTTCGGGTGCACCGTTTGTCTGATGCCTATAACTTGTTGCAGAGCATGGTGGGCTTAGGTCTGAACCCTTCTTTGCAGACATATACCTTGCTTCTCAGTTGTTGCACAGAAGCACGATCACCATATGACATGGAATTTTGTTGTGAGCTCATGGCAGTCACACGCCATCCTGCTCATACATTCCTACTGTCTATGCCATCAGCAGGACCCGATGGCCAAAACGTGAGAGAACACATGAGCAGCTTCTTGGATCTGATGCATAGTGAGGATAGAGAAAGCAAAAGGGGGCTTGTAGATGCAGTAGTGGATTTCCTTCATAAATCAGGGCTCAAGGAGGAGGCTGGTTCTGTCTGGGAGGTGGCTGCGCAGAAGAATGTTTATCCAGACGCCGTCAAAGAGAAAGGCTCATGTTATTGGCTTATAAACCTACATGTTATGTCTGATGGTACTGCTGTGACAGCACTATCAAGGACACTTGCTTGGTTTCGCCAAGAAATGCTAATATCCGGGGTTTGTCCAAACCGAATTGATATTGTGACAGGATGGGGACGGCGGAGTAGGGTTACAGGAACTTCTATGGTGAGGCATGCAGTGCAGGAATTGCTGCACATGTTTAGCTTCCCGTTTTTCACCGAGAATGGGAATTCTGGGTGCTTTGTAGGATGTGGGGAGTCTCTTAATAGATGGTTACTCGAATCTTATGTGGAGCGGATGCATTTATTGTAG